The stretch of DNA AGGAGCGGGTCGGTGGCGTCGACGAGGTGGCCGGTCTCCAGGAAGGCCGGCTCGGCGCCGAGCCGTTTGCGGGTGATCGCGGCGATGTGTACGTCACCGCGGCCGCGGACGGCGCACTCGACGCTGATCTCGGGCCCGTGCAGGTACTCCTCGACCAGGACGCCGGCGGCGGCGCTCGCCTCCAGGCCGATCAGGGTCGCGGCGGCCGCGCTGTCGTAGTGGGCGGCGACGTGCTCGCGGTAGTCGGCGCGGTGTACGCCGGCGCTGCCGCCGAGGCCGCGCGGCTTGATGACGACGGGGTAGCCGATGGCGTCGGCGGCCGCGGTTGCCTCTTCGGCACTGTTGACGAGGACGGAGCGGGCGGAGGGGACGCCGTGTTCGGCGAGGAGTTGGCGGGTGCGGGCCTTGTCCCGGCAAGCCTCGACGGCGTCCGGATCGGCGCCGGGCAGGCCGAGCTCCTTGGCCAGGTGCGCGACGAGCTCGACGTGGTGCTCGAGGTAGGTGGTGACGCCGGAGATCGGGTGACGCAGGGCGATCTCGGTGACCGCTCGGTGGACGGCTTGGTGGTCGTGCAGGTCGACGGTGACCGCGTCGCTGACGTAGGGCCGGGTCCAGGCGGGCGGCTGGTTGTCGAGGAGGACAAGGTGGTGGCGGGCGCCGAACTCCTGCAGGAGAAAGGAGCGGTAGGCGCGGTCGCCGGCGCCCAGGACGAGCAGGACGGGCTGGTTGTGGCGGGACATGGTGGCGGCTCCTGGTCAGTGAAGGGCGGGAACGGGGCGGGAACGGTGGATGAGCGCGGCCAGGGGCCAGGCCAGTGCGGCGCCGACGGCGCCGACGGTGAAGGTGGCGGCGGCGGCTAGTTCGTCGCCGCCGTGGGTGAGCGCCCATCCCGCGAGGGAGGGGGCGATGATGACCGCGCCGGCCAGCGTCGTTCCCCAGATCCCCGCGTACAGGCCGCGGGCGGTGGGCGGCGAGATGCGGTTGAGGAGGTCGGACGCGGCGACGAAGACGACGATCTCGCCCGGCACGGCGAGCGCGGCGGTGGCGGAGTAGCCGAGGGTGGTGGAGGCGAAGCCGGCGGCGCCCATGCTCGCGCCCAGGGCGAGGGAGCTCGCGGCGAAGAGGCCGGTCATCGGTTTGGGCTGATCGGCTTGGCGGCTGAGCCAGCGGTTCAGCAGCGGGGAGAGCAGCAGGACCGCGGCAGCGTTCGCGGTCTGGGTCCAGCCGTAGGCCGCGGCGTCGAGTCCGTCTTTGGCCATGAGCATCGGGAGGGAGGAGAACAGGCTCGCGCAGCAGGTCAGGGCGCACAGACTGGCCAGGAGCAGCAGCCACAGGCCCCGGTCGCCGAGCGCGGCGCGGTAGTTGGCGGACGGGCGGCCGTCGGGGTGACGGTGAGGGTCGGCGGGAGGCAGAAAGCGCCAGACCAGGAGCGCGAAGAGCGTGCAGGCGGCGGCGTTGACCCAGATCAGGGCCTGGATACCGAGGGGGCCTGCGAGCATGCCGCCGGCGGTTCCGGCGACGGCCGCACCGACGTTGACGGCGAAGTGCCGCCAGGCGTTCACGCCTGCGCGGACGCCGTCCTCGGGGAAGGCGTCGGCGATCGCGGCGGTGAACACGGGCCGCGAGGCGTCGTAGACGATGCCGGCGGTGAAGGTCGCTGCGAACAGCGCGGGTACGGCGTGAGCCTGGGCGAGCAGGGGCAGGGCGGCCGCGGCGAGCAGCATCGTGGTGATGAGGGTGGCGCGGTGGCCGATGCGGTCGGCGAGCCAGCCGCACAGGATGGAGCCCAGCAGCCAGCCGGCGCCGAACACGGCGAGGATGGTGCTGACGGTCCCGGTGGTCAGGTGCAAGTCGCTCAGGCGGTACGGCAGGAACGGGTACGTGAACCCGAAGCCCCGGACGAGGAAGGTGCCGGCCATCAGCGTCCAGATCGCCGCCGGCCATCGGCGTGTGGTTCCGTTCCCGGCCCGGTCCGGTCGGCCGACCGGCGTG from Streptomyces sp. NBC_00239 encodes:
- a CDS encoding ATP-grasp domain-containing protein, with the translated sequence MSRHNQPVLLVLGAGDRAYRSFLLQEFGARHHLVLLDNQPPAWTRPYVSDAVTVDLHDHQAVHRAVTEIALRHPISGVTTYLEHHVELVAHLAKELGLPGADPDAVEACRDKARTRQLLAEHGVPSARSVLVNSAEEATAAADAIGYPVVIKPRGLGGSAGVHRADYREHVAAHYDSAAAATLIGLEASAAAGVLVEEYLHGPEISVECAVRGRGDVHIAAITRKRLGAEPAFLETGHLVDATDPLLDDPALHHVVTSAIKAVGITTGILHVEVRLTRQGPRIIEINARLGGDLIPRLVHLATGISLPQAQAAMAAGDTPDLNASMAQSAAVEFRYPTVTGPVQTAHARAFTADWLERLVWTRQSGDIVTAGPHSTINDRLAHAVVCAPTADACQARLDQVLQSLTVYIAEPVRTTACVR
- a CDS encoding MFS transporter, with translation MSTTATPVGRPDRAGNGTTRRWPAAIWTLMAGTFLVRGFGFTYPFLPYRLSDLHLTTGTVSTILAVFGAGWLLGSILCGWLADRIGHRATLITTMLLAAAALPLLAQAHAVPALFAATFTAGIVYDASRPVFTAAIADAFPEDGVRAGVNAWRHFAVNVGAAVAGTAGGMLAGPLGIQALIWVNAAACTLFALLVWRFLPPADPHRHPDGRPSANYRAALGDRGLWLLLLASLCALTCCASLFSSLPMLMAKDGLDAAAYGWTQTANAAAVLLLSPLLNRWLSRQADQPKPMTGLFAASSLALGASMGAAGFASTTLGYSATAALAVPGEIVVFVAASDLLNRISPPTARGLYAGIWGTTLAGAVIIAPSLAGWALTHGGDELAAAATFTVGAVGAALAWPLAALIHRSRPVPALH